The Bradyrhizobium sp. WBAH42 genome includes a window with the following:
- a CDS encoding ATP-binding protein: protein MAALGHSEHADKPPGPIGQLRARIVGLLRAVPIRWRILSIAALNSAVVVVLVAMIWNGAQVLGSAWDDVRQVRESDRILALLESETGRLQNLIHRYINQPSPDLFAEILLLREAVLGTLTGRAAKDPMLSGSVEELERTTDRFLNGFGELRSVQATIAKTYEEQVQGPARDMAGLYSIIEGATGHRDALIWPSLGKSREAFTAMLVAANSYYLSQSSGAADDARRNTETIERTIPVMIDLADNDLQRMALQRLGARTAALREGFAKLSEQLASRTELLRNTIDASQAEAIGAIDDLSTKMRQREQKAQETFDRTLADISRRVLSIAVIFLGIILTAGVLIALSIRLPLQQIMTAMRAITLGDLDREVQGTKARDEVGAMARAVEVFRENAIAKRRTEDELRASKEKAESALLELNAAQQNLIDAERLAALGGLVAGVAHEVNNPIGISLTVASSFARRTEIFEAQLKGDGGLRRSQLEEFVQSSRDASQQLVANLQRAGELIQSFKQVAVDRSHAERRQFSLSEATDQIIASLKPVLKRSPITLEVDVPEGLLLDGYPGSYGQILTNLFLNAANHAFADGRAGRIAISARPRGTEDIEISFSDDGAGMTPDVQRQAFDPFFTTRRNEGGTGLGLHIVYNLVTQQLGGRMMLESKLGQGTTFRIIMPRVAKGGAQSTESDGSSQWPNRTMSST from the coding sequence TTGGCTGCGCTTGGACATAGCGAACACGCGGACAAGCCGCCCGGCCCGATCGGGCAGCTGCGCGCGCGCATCGTCGGCCTGCTGCGGGCGGTGCCGATCCGCTGGCGCATCCTGTCGATCGCCGCGCTGAACTCCGCCGTGGTCGTGGTGCTGGTGGCGATGATCTGGAACGGCGCGCAGGTGCTCGGTTCGGCCTGGGACGACGTGCGCCAGGTGCGCGAGTCCGACCGGATCCTGGCGCTGCTTGAAAGCGAGACCGGACGGCTGCAGAACCTGATCCACCGCTACATCAACCAGCCGAGCCCGGACCTGTTCGCCGAGATCCTGTTGCTGCGCGAGGCGGTGCTGGGCACGCTGACGGGTCGCGCCGCCAAGGACCCGATGCTGTCGGGCTCGGTCGAGGAGCTGGAGCGCACCACCGACCGCTTCCTCAACGGCTTCGGCGAGCTGCGCAGCGTGCAGGCCACGATCGCCAAGACTTATGAAGAGCAGGTGCAGGGCCCGGCCAGGGACATGGCCGGGCTCTACTCCATCATCGAGGGCGCCACCGGCCATCGCGACGCGCTGATCTGGCCCTCGCTCGGCAAATCCCGCGAGGCCTTCACCGCGATGCTGGTTGCGGCCAATTCCTATTATCTGTCGCAGTCCTCGGGCGCCGCCGACGACGCACGCCGCAACACCGAGACGATCGAGCGGACCATCCCGGTCATGATCGATCTCGCCGACAACGACCTGCAGAGGATGGCGCTGCAGCGGCTCGGCGCCCGCACCGCCGCGCTGCGCGAGGGCTTTGCAAAGCTCTCCGAGCAGCTTGCGAGCCGCACCGAGCTGTTGCGCAACACCATCGACGCCAGCCAGGCCGAGGCGATCGGCGCCATCGACGACCTCTCGACCAAGATGCGCCAGCGCGAGCAGAAGGCGCAGGAGACGTTCGACCGCACGCTGGCGGACATCTCACGGCGCGTGCTGTCGATCGCGGTGATCTTCCTCGGCATCATCCTCACCGCGGGCGTCCTGATCGCGCTGTCGATCCGCCTGCCGCTGCAGCAGATCATGACGGCGATGCGCGCGATCACGCTCGGCGATCTCGACCGCGAGGTGCAGGGCACCAAGGCGCGCGACGAGGTCGGCGCCATGGCGCGCGCGGTGGAGGTGTTCCGCGAGAACGCGATCGCCAAGCGCCGGACCGAGGACGAGCTGCGCGCCTCGAAGGAGAAGGCCGAGAGCGCCCTGCTCGAGCTCAACGCCGCGCAGCAGAACCTGATCGACGCCGAGCGGCTGGCCGCGCTCGGCGGCCTGGTTGCCGGCGTCGCGCACGAGGTCAACAACCCGATCGGCATCAGCCTGACGGTGGCCTCGAGCTTTGCCCGGCGCACCGAAATCTTCGAAGCCCAGCTCAAGGGCGACGGCGGCCTGCGCCGCTCGCAGCTGGAGGAGTTCGTGCAATCCTCGCGCGACGCCTCGCAGCAGCTCGTCGCCAATCTCCAGCGCGCCGGCGAGCTGATCCAGTCGTTCAAGCAAGTCGCGGTCGACCGTTCCCATGCCGAGCGGCGGCAGTTCTCCCTGAGCGAAGCCACCGACCAGATCATCGCCAGCCTCAAGCCCGTGCTGAAGCGCTCGCCGATCACGCTGGAGGTCGACGTGCCCGAGGGGCTGCTGCTCGACGGCTATCCCGGCTCCTACGGCCAGATCCTGACCAACCTCTTCCTAAACGCCGCCAACCACGCCTTCGCCGACGGCCGCGCCGGCCGGATCGCGATCTCGGCGCGGCCGCGCGGGACCGAGGACATCGAGATCAGCTTCTCCGACGACGGGGCCGGCATGACCCCCGACGTGCAGCGCCAGGCCTTTGACCCTTTCTTTACCACCCGGCGCAATGAAGGCGGCACGGGACTTGGCCTTCATATCGTCTATAACCTCGTCACCCAACAGCTCGGCGGCCGCATGATGCTGGAATCCAAGCTGGGACAAGGCACTACTTTTCGCATTATCATGCCCCGCGTCGCCAAGGGCGGCGCGCAAAGCACAGAAAGTGACGGATCTTCTCAATGGCCGAACAGGACGATGTCCTCCACCTGA
- a CDS encoding DUF3369 domain-containing protein codes for MAEQDDVLHLIDDTGTASEDSNARKWKIAVIDDDPAVHDGTRFALSDYSLNGQSLEILSAYSAAEGRKLMAEHRDVAAVLLDVIMETDVAGLELVEFIRNEIRNETVRIILRTGQPGQAPERRVIVQYDINDYKAKTELTADKLFTSLTAALRSYQQLERMVQTRRGLEIIIDAASTLYDFKSMQRLAEGVLTQLASLLNVDCAGILVLRDNGGNDPELSVLAGSGCYSRFIGTTSSKALDPELREMVEAAFQRRKNEFADHRSVIYLRTGSGREVVVLLQAERELSETDRSLVEIFSSRLSIAFDNVILYQQLQDANTQLEDRVAQRTRALMQANRRLSAQWLRLQRANGFKNEILGTVAHDLKNPLGVILGRTEMLKELISTGASESGVVAQVDHIRDATKRLTTMVDHLISDAMADAFDITIRREPVDVAALVKEVAEANQPLAVNKQQAISVTAPANIVTMCDTDRIREAIDNLISNAIKYSPIGGKIEVAVVHEGSDTMVRVSDEGAGLSPEDLGRLFGRFQRLSAKPTAGESSTGLGLSIVKRIIDMHGGEVTAESEGPGKGSTFTITLPATEIP; via the coding sequence ATGGCCGAACAGGACGATGTCCTCCACCTGATCGACGATACCGGTACCGCGTCGGAGGATAGCAACGCCCGGAAATGGAAGATCGCCGTCATCGATGACGATCCGGCCGTCCATGACGGCACGCGTTTTGCGCTGTCGGACTACAGTCTGAACGGCCAGAGCCTGGAGATCCTGTCGGCCTATTCCGCGGCGGAAGGCCGCAAGCTGATGGCCGAGCACCGCGACGTCGCCGCCGTGCTGCTCGACGTCATCATGGAGACCGACGTCGCCGGCCTCGAGCTGGTCGAGTTCATCCGCAACGAGATCCGGAACGAGACCGTGCGCATCATCCTGCGCACCGGCCAGCCCGGCCAGGCGCCGGAGCGGCGCGTGATCGTTCAGTACGACATCAACGACTACAAGGCCAAGACCGAGCTCACCGCCGACAAGCTGTTCACCTCGCTGACCGCGGCGCTGCGCTCCTATCAGCAGCTCGAGCGCATGGTGCAGACGCGGCGCGGGCTGGAGATCATCATCGACGCCGCATCCACGCTGTACGACTTCAAGTCGATGCAGCGGCTCGCCGAGGGCGTCCTGACCCAGCTCGCTTCGCTGCTCAACGTCGATTGCGCCGGCATCCTCGTGCTGCGCGACAATGGCGGCAACGATCCCGAGCTCTCCGTGCTCGCCGGCAGCGGCTGCTACAGCCGCTTCATCGGCACCACGTCGTCGAAGGCGCTCGACCCCGAGCTGCGCGAGATGGTGGAGGCCGCGTTCCAGCGCCGCAAGAACGAGTTCGCCGACCATCGCAGCGTGATCTATTTGCGCACCGGATCGGGGCGCGAGGTCGTGGTGCTGCTGCAGGCCGAGCGCGAGCTGTCGGAGACCGACCGCTCGCTGGTCGAGATCTTCTCGAGCCGGCTCTCGATCGCCTTCGACAACGTCATCCTCTATCAGCAGCTGCAGGACGCCAACACCCAGCTGGAGGACCGCGTCGCCCAGCGCACCCGCGCGCTGATGCAGGCCAACCGCCGGCTCTCGGCGCAATGGCTGCGCCTGCAGCGCGCCAACGGCTTCAAGAACGAGATTCTGGGCACCGTCGCGCACGACCTGAAGAACCCGCTCGGCGTCATTCTCGGCCGCACCGAGATGCTGAAGGAGCTGATCTCGACCGGCGCCTCGGAAAGCGGCGTGGTCGCCCAGGTCGACCACATCCGCGACGCCACCAAGCGCCTGACCACGATGGTCGATCATTTGATCTCGGACGCGATGGCGGATGCCTTCGACATCACCATCCGCCGCGAGCCGGTCGACGTCGCCGCCCTGGTCAAGGAGGTCGCCGAGGCCAACCAGCCGCTCGCCGTCAACAAGCAGCAGGCGATCAGCGTCACGGCGCCGGCCAACATCGTCACCATGTGCGACACCGACCGCATCCGCGAGGCGATCGACAATCTCATCAGCAACGCCATCAAATACTCGCCGATCGGCGGCAAGATCGAGGTGGCCGTCGTGCACGAAGGCAGCGACACCATGGTCCGTGTCAGCGACGAGGGCGCCGGCCTGTCGCCGGAGGATCTCGGCCGCCTGTTCGGCCGGTTCCAGCGGCTGTCGGCCAAACCGACCGCCGGCGAGAGCTCGACGGGACTTGGTCTGTCCATCGTCAAGCGTATCATCGACATGCACGGCGGCGAGGTGACCGCCGAAAGCGAGGGCCCCGGCAAGGGCTCGACCTTCACCATCACCCTCCCCGCGACCGAAATACCATGA
- a CDS encoding TRAP transporter substrate-binding protein has product MPVLSRAELSRTGVVFVALLLAAVSSSMCATGAVAREFRAADTQTENYPTVQALRYMGALIAERTGGRHEIKVFHSRQLGEEKETIEQTRAGAIDLNRTNVALIGNFVPAMNVLAMPFLFRSIEHMQKVLDGPVGSEILGSFEPYGFVGLAFYDSGARSIYNGVRPVKTIADLKGLRIRVQQSELMSQMMRALGAEPVELPYGQVITGLANHLIDGAENNWPSFVTTDHYKHAGYYSLTEHTMSPEVLVISLKAWKSLSAEEQTIFKEAAQRSSRFMREKWRDLEDQSQRKAQEAGVTVVKDIDRKPFEEAMAAIYAKAERDPAAAALIERIRKVE; this is encoded by the coding sequence GTGCCAGTGTTGAGCCGTGCCGAACTCTCGCGGACCGGGGTGGTCTTCGTTGCGCTTCTGCTTGCCGCAGTCTCGTCGAGCATGTGCGCGACGGGCGCTGTTGCGCGCGAATTTCGCGCCGCCGATACCCAGACCGAGAATTACCCGACCGTCCAGGCGCTGCGCTACATGGGCGCCCTGATCGCCGAGCGCACCGGCGGCCGGCACGAGATCAAGGTGTTCCACTCCCGCCAGCTCGGGGAGGAAAAGGAGACCATCGAGCAGACCCGGGCCGGTGCGATCGACCTCAACCGGACCAACGTGGCGCTGATCGGCAATTTCGTCCCGGCCATGAACGTGCTGGCGATGCCGTTCCTGTTCCGGTCCATCGAGCACATGCAGAAGGTGCTGGACGGACCTGTCGGCAGCGAGATCCTCGGCAGCTTCGAGCCCTACGGCTTCGTCGGGCTCGCCTTCTACGATTCGGGCGCGCGGTCGATCTACAACGGGGTCCGCCCGGTAAAGACCATCGCGGATCTCAAGGGATTGCGGATCCGGGTGCAGCAGTCGGAGTTGATGAGCCAGATGATGCGCGCGCTCGGCGCCGAGCCGGTCGAGCTTCCCTACGGGCAGGTGATCACCGGGCTTGCCAACCATCTGATCGACGGCGCCGAGAACAATTGGCCATCCTTCGTGACCACGGACCATTACAAGCATGCCGGCTATTACTCGCTCACCGAGCACACGATGAGCCCGGAAGTGCTGGTGATCTCGCTGAAGGCCTGGAAGAGCCTGTCGGCAGAGGAGCAGACAATCTTCAAGGAGGCCGCGCAGCGCTCCAGCCGGTTCATGCGCGAGAAGTGGCGCGACCTCGAGGACCAGTCGCAGCGCAAGGCGCAGGAAGCCGGCGTGACCGTCGTCAAGGACATCGACCGCAAGCCGTTCGAGGAGGCGATGGCCGCAATCTACGCCAAGGCCGAACGCGACCCCGCGGCGGCCGCGCTGATCGAACGCATTCGCAAGGTGGAGTGA
- the ugpB gene encoding sn-glycerol-3-phosphate ABC transporter substrate-binding protein UgpB, with product MGRAIVRSALRLLQLVAAFAALSLAAPARAATEIAWWHAMSGELGRQLEKLAADFNASQSGYRIVPVYKGNYTETVTAAIFAFRSRSQPAIVQVNEVATATMTAAKGAIYPVFSLMRDQGEPFSLNDYLPAVSGYYTDAAGNLLSFPFNSSTPILYYNKTMFRDAGLDPEVPPKTWAELGAAAKRLRDRGAPCGFTTSWPSWIHVENFSAFHNLAVASRANGFAGLDAELTINNPTLVHHVAALSEWQKTKLFDYSGRGQSAEPRFQKGECGIFIGSSATRADIKANSKFEIGYGMMPYWPDVKGAPQNSIIGGATLWVLRDRPREEYKGVARFFAYLSQPGVQAAWHQNTGYLPVTRAAFELTRAQGFYERNPGSAISFEQITLNPPTENSKGIRLGSFVLIRGVIEDELEQAFAGQKSAQSALDSAVERGNKLLRQFERASPER from the coding sequence CTGGGAAGAGCCATCGTGAGGTCAGCCTTGCGCCTTTTGCAGCTCGTCGCCGCCTTTGCGGCCCTCTCATTGGCCGCCCCTGCGCGGGCCGCCACCGAGATCGCGTGGTGGCACGCCATGTCCGGCGAGCTCGGCCGGCAGCTGGAAAAGCTCGCCGCCGACTTCAACGCCTCGCAATCCGGCTACCGCATCGTGCCCGTCTACAAGGGCAATTACACCGAGACCGTGACGGCCGCGATCTTCGCCTTCCGCTCGCGCAGCCAGCCCGCCATCGTCCAGGTCAACGAGGTCGCCACCGCCACCATGACCGCGGCCAAGGGCGCGATCTACCCGGTGTTCAGCCTGATGCGGGACCAGGGCGAGCCGTTTTCGCTCAATGATTACCTCCCCGCGGTCTCCGGCTACTACACCGATGCGGCCGGCAATCTATTGTCCTTCCCGTTCAATTCCTCGACGCCGATCCTCTATTACAACAAGACCATGTTCCGCGACGCGGGCCTCGATCCCGAGGTACCGCCGAAGACCTGGGCCGAATTGGGAGCGGCCGCGAAGCGCCTGCGCGACCGCGGCGCTCCCTGCGGCTTCACCACGTCCTGGCCGTCCTGGATCCATGTCGAGAATTTTTCCGCCTTCCATAACCTCGCGGTCGCGAGCCGGGCGAACGGCTTTGCCGGGCTGGATGCGGAATTGACCATCAACAATCCGACGCTGGTGCATCACGTCGCGGCGCTCAGCGAGTGGCAGAAGACCAAGCTGTTCGACTACAGCGGCCGCGGGCAGTCGGCCGAGCCGCGCTTCCAGAAGGGCGAGTGCGGCATCTTCATCGGCTCCTCGGCGACGCGCGCCGACATCAAGGCCAATTCGAAGTTCGAGATCGGCTATGGCATGATGCCCTATTGGCCCGACGTGAAGGGCGCGCCGCAGAACTCGATCATCGGCGGCGCCACGCTGTGGGTGCTGCGCGACCGTCCGCGCGAGGAATACAAGGGCGTGGCGCGCTTCTTCGCCTATCTGTCCCAGCCCGGCGTGCAGGCCGCCTGGCACCAGAACACCGGCTATCTGCCCGTCACCCGCGCCGCCTTCGAGCTGACGCGCGCGCAAGGCTTCTACGAGCGCAATCCCGGCTCGGCGATCTCGTTCGAGCAGATCACGCTCAATCCGCCGACCGAGAACTCCAAGGGCATCCGGCTCGGCTCCTTCGTCCTGATCCGCGGCGTGATCGAGGACGAGCTCGAGCAGGCCTTCGCCGGCCAAAAGAGCGCGCAATCAGCGCTCGATTCCGCCGTTGAGCGCGGCAACAAGCTGCTCCGCCAGTTCGAGCGGGCGAGCCCCGAGCGGTAG